From the Opitutaceae bacterium genome, one window contains:
- a CDS encoding MOSC domain-containing protein, protein MRLISIQTGMPRTLGTPDAEDPMDREWTTGFFKTPVDGPVHAGPTGLVGDGQADTRVHGGPDKAINVYPLDHYAVWERELGVAFGFGAFGENFTTEGGVETEICIGDTFRIGTAVVQVSQPRQPCWKLARRWRIQELAALVEQTGRTGWYFRVLQSGEVSAPGEFELIERPFPTWTVAAANAVMHRRQGDLAAAQALASCPALSESWRSSLSRRTASQTPPSSNARLGA, encoded by the coding sequence ATGAGGCTGATCAGCATTCAAACCGGCATGCCGCGGACGTTGGGCACTCCCGATGCGGAGGACCCGATGGATCGCGAGTGGACGACTGGATTTTTCAAGACGCCCGTTGACGGGCCCGTCCACGCCGGACCGACCGGTCTGGTTGGTGACGGTCAGGCAGACACCCGGGTGCACGGTGGTCCTGACAAGGCGATCAACGTGTATCCACTCGATCACTACGCGGTGTGGGAACGCGAACTGGGCGTCGCTTTCGGCTTTGGCGCCTTCGGAGAAAACTTCACCACCGAAGGAGGGGTCGAAACCGAGATCTGCATTGGGGACACCTTTCGCATTGGCACAGCAGTCGTTCAGGTGAGCCAGCCCCGCCAGCCTTGTTGGAAGCTGGCTCGCCGCTGGCGCATCCAGGAGCTTGCCGCCTTGGTCGAGCAGACGGGCCGTACGGGGTGGTACTTTCGCGTTCTCCAGTCGGGTGAAGTCTCAGCGCCGGGCGAATTCGAGCTTATCGAGCGTCCCTTTCCTACTTGGACTGTTGCTGCGGCTAATGCCGTGATGCATCGCCGCCAAGGGGATTTGGCGGCAGCGCAGGCGCTCGCGAGCTGTCCCGCACTCTCCGAGAGCTGGCGCAGCAGCCTGAGCCGGCGCACCGCCTCGCAAACGCCCCCTTCCTCCAACGCGCGACTTGGCGCGTAA
- a CDS encoding LacI family DNA-binding transcriptional regulator produces MTRLPPGERVTLRDIAARLGVHPSTVSCALRNHRSISTSMRRKVNAIAQELGYLRDPLLEAFNEHRSLKQPVPTGTTVAFITDPFAVDRTYKGHFGERIFRGASEAAKEYGLNLEPFVLGKNDLTVKRLESILWARNVTAVIVACLRIAPSELTLRWSRYHATCIEAPQLKLRLDTISSDQWQVTRLAVRKLYELGYRRLGLAIDDEAHRWVGKRIIGGQLLEYSLLPPMDVIPPFYFAEKVGINGTNRLASWVKEHDVDAILGNCSYPPLLLDRIRAQRGGRLAFASLDLIEGYPDCAGVLQGHDLVGRMAVENLVSMIRLKHKGEVEPQTVTFVPGRWIDGPTAPPV; encoded by the coding sequence ATGACGAGGCTTCCACCCGGGGAGCGCGTGACGCTCCGCGACATCGCAGCCCGCCTCGGAGTGCATCCCTCGACCGTGTCTTGCGCGCTGAGAAACCATCGATCGATCTCCACCTCCATGCGCCGCAAGGTCAACGCCATCGCCCAGGAATTGGGGTATTTGCGCGACCCGCTGCTCGAGGCCTTCAATGAACACAGAAGCCTGAAGCAGCCTGTTCCCACCGGCACGACAGTTGCCTTCATCACAGACCCGTTTGCAGTCGATCGGACCTACAAAGGCCATTTCGGTGAAAGGATCTTTCGCGGCGCCTCCGAGGCCGCCAAGGAGTATGGCCTGAATCTCGAACCGTTCGTGCTCGGCAAGAACGACCTTACGGTGAAACGCCTCGAATCCATCTTGTGGGCGCGCAATGTCACCGCCGTCATCGTTGCCTGCCTGCGCATCGCGCCCTCGGAACTCACCCTGCGCTGGTCGCGCTACCATGCGACCTGTATTGAAGCACCCCAGCTGAAGCTCAGGCTCGACACGATATCCAGCGACCAGTGGCAGGTGACACGTCTCGCCGTACGGAAACTCTACGAACTGGGTTATCGACGCCTGGGGCTCGCGATTGACGACGAGGCTCACCGGTGGGTGGGTAAGCGGATTATCGGGGGGCAATTGCTCGAGTACTCCTTGCTTCCTCCGATGGACGTCATCCCCCCGTTCTACTTTGCGGAAAAAGTCGGGATCAACGGGACCAACCGGCTCGCTTCCTGGGTAAAGGAGCACGATGTGGATGCCATCCTCGGCAATTGCTCGTATCCACCCCTGTTACTGGATCGAATTCGGGCCCAGCGCGGGGGTCGTCTGGCCTTCGCCTCACTCGACTTGATTGAGGGATACCCCGATTGCGCGGGGGTGCTCCAAGGCCATGACCTCGTTGGACGCATGGCCGTCGAAAACCTGGTCTCCATGATTCGCCTCAAACACAAAGGGGAGGTCGAGCCCCAGACCGTGACGTTTGTACCCGGCCGGTGGATCGACGGACCGACGGCTCCTCCGGTGTAA
- a CDS encoding LacI family DNA-binding transcriptional regulator, protein MNAPATLKEIAKIAGVHHTTVSMALRGKPGISEKTRERIRQIATRLGYTPNPVFSALTRLRLHDHSPASVPKLAFLVNCARGNSGDLPQPYLLMLDGARNEARRLGFSVELVEAGDTELAPHVLTERLTQGEFRGLILVAFTPGHGTVLLDWQRWTAVKIHSQHLATGLPSVCHDHAMAVAVACDRMRRKGFRRIGLVAEREIEDSIGHLCLGGYLLYQHNHPGAGEIPALVLPYSRDVSQIQNLVTNWSERHQVDCILTYSVPVQQVVAHTRRQTTCVSLALSEPSAKGPGVFLHYEALGQRAAALLVSRLRLGSPLRPGESCTSTFVEPTWRRGEQEEALA, encoded by the coding sequence ATGAACGCCCCCGCCACGCTCAAGGAGATCGCGAAAATTGCAGGAGTTCATCATACGACTGTGTCGATGGCACTCCGTGGAAAGCCCGGCATCTCCGAAAAGACCCGGGAGCGGATCCGTCAGATAGCAACACGTCTGGGCTACACGCCGAATCCGGTCTTCTCCGCGCTGACACGCCTGCGACTTCACGATCACTCCCCAGCCAGCGTCCCGAAACTTGCCTTTCTTGTTAATTGCGCCCGGGGGAACAGTGGCGACCTCCCACAGCCTTACCTGCTTATGCTAGACGGAGCTAGAAATGAAGCCCGTCGACTTGGCTTCAGTGTAGAACTGGTGGAGGCTGGGGACACCGAACTCGCACCACACGTGCTAACCGAGCGTCTCACACAAGGCGAATTTCGTGGTCTGATCCTTGTCGCATTCACCCCGGGCCATGGAACCGTGCTTCTCGATTGGCAGCGGTGGACGGCGGTAAAGATTCACTCGCAGCACCTCGCAACGGGACTCCCGTCGGTCTGCCACGACCACGCGATGGCTGTCGCTGTGGCCTGTGATCGAATGAGGCGAAAGGGGTTTAGACGAATCGGCCTGGTCGCCGAGCGCGAGATCGAGGATTCAATCGGCCATCTTTGCCTCGGCGGCTACCTGCTCTACCAGCATAACCACCCCGGCGCCGGCGAGATTCCCGCGCTGGTGCTCCCCTACTCGCGTGATGTTTCTCAAATTCAAAACCTGGTCACGAATTGGAGTGAACGCCACCAGGTGGATTGCATCCTCACCTATTCGGTCCCCGTGCAGCAGGTGGTCGCTCATACCCGGCGACAAACCACCTGCGTTTCCCTGGCTCTCTCCGAACCTTCCGCGAAAGGACCAGGCGTTTTTCTTCATTATGAGGCCCTCGGACAGCGTGCCGCCGCACTTCTGGTCAGTCGGCTTCGCCTGGGGTCGCCCCTGCGGCCCGGGGAAAGTTGCACCAGCACGTTTGTCGAACCGACCTGGCGGCGTGGAGAACAGGAGGAGGCTCTCGCATGA
- a CDS encoding TonB-dependent receptor plug domain-containing protein, which translates to MKVAGALLTGAVLTLAMEQQAFSQAAPAVPAGPAPAATAESEDDVVELSPFEVTSDSNQGYTATATLAGTRVRTELRDIASSLSVVTSQFLRDTGATDNQTLLPYQTNTEVGGLVGNYAGVGNIQGASEGGRLSRPNTNTRVRGLDEADNTRDYFLSDISWDSYNVDRVELQRGPNSILFGVGSPAGIINTSTITANLTKNGGKVEGSFGSYGGWRMNGDYNQVILKNKFAVRVAAVNELQKFRQDPSFSRNRRVFVTGRGNIQVLPKDLASELGVRVSVEKGDIKSNNPRSLAPIDKVSAFYDPYKFVRENGKVKLYDAPYSWSFAQQMDRGTKVLPNNYPDFQGLRIPALGNEMGIPDGPLGIYENGSDVGTGWQTVSPSAMFGRKSDGTIDRGIDAFPFGRLQEVAGLFEYSQNANVLDPNMYPAASKGFYKDLSMRDSSIFDFYNNLIDGPNKREWNRWDSLNLALSQQFFSNRLGFEFVYDRQDLEFGNSGLLGGGNPSIGIDINSTTLERIGTYTKNIGDWGDDVPEVAGSPNPNAGRAYIAGTGGNGYKEQRVRENWRYTGFGEFRGSDVFEKDSFFAKLFNRSTLTGLYSRDNRNYTVHQWNRFATDVEWARMQDRPTGVNESGRRVPWVVYLSGDLTSRTTASGLGLDRLRSYIDPHGTVTARYFDSHWAKSENPASPNYVDPAAPYTLPMGGGASTQSENPANYVGWTTGTMQILNADHGDYEQLITSANERREELRSRGLTLQSYLWGDTIIPTYGWRDDRIRTYGTEGALDPLTQTRSIHIDNVSRTGADAPIASGSLQTRTWGVVAKLPPELRGKAPFGLDISGFYNRSNNLRADNRVGFDGKPVAYPSGTSKDYGVVISALDDRVSLKLTWYDTAVKGANIPGGNPLGQNSWFLGNIQAWGAAASQIIRMGRAGEAPGLEWFWNYALVDENKWGDAVWSDPNSPEVKNHPAMIKQLAAVEDFVKTSPGQDYMDAFGYPINVAKLQSSSYADQKSAVTSSAWNIYAGIGALQPAGGGKVNGLSPVGTIDQQSKGVEIELYAQPLKNWDLTFNASKTTASRTNIGAEFASWIEGQKTRFDGPAGDLRMWWGGDKTYRFYYDQFIYQAYLFQKEANGQSAPEIRPWRFNLITNYRFDDGILKGVNLGGGYRWQDEVILGYRLDSTKTKLDVHNPIKGASEDAFDMWVGYGRKLTNKIDWQIQLNLRNVGEKAHLVPYSANPDGTFAGLRIVDGMTWTIRNTFSF; encoded by the coding sequence ATGAAAGTTGCCGGCGCCTTGCTGACAGGTGCCGTGCTCACGCTTGCCATGGAACAGCAGGCGTTTTCGCAGGCCGCCCCCGCGGTCCCCGCAGGCCCTGCGCCGGCTGCGACGGCGGAGTCCGAAGATGACGTGGTTGAACTCTCGCCGTTCGAAGTGACCTCCGACAGCAACCAAGGTTACACCGCTACCGCAACTCTCGCCGGTACGCGCGTGCGCACTGAACTGCGCGACATCGCCTCCAGCCTGAGCGTGGTGACTTCGCAGTTTCTTCGAGACACGGGTGCCACGGATAACCAAACCCTGCTGCCCTATCAGACCAACACGGAAGTCGGTGGCTTGGTCGGCAATTATGCCGGCGTGGGCAACATCCAAGGTGCGAGTGAAGGCGGCCGGCTTTCCCGTCCCAATACCAACACCCGCGTTCGCGGCCTCGATGAAGCCGACAACACTCGCGACTACTTCCTCTCGGACATTTCCTGGGACTCTTACAATGTGGATCGCGTCGAGCTGCAACGCGGCCCGAATTCAATCCTGTTCGGCGTCGGCTCACCCGCCGGTATCATCAACACCTCCACGATTACCGCCAACCTGACCAAGAACGGTGGCAAGGTGGAGGGCAGCTTTGGCAGCTACGGTGGCTGGCGCATGAATGGCGACTACAACCAAGTCATTCTCAAGAACAAGTTCGCCGTCCGCGTCGCTGCGGTCAATGAACTCCAGAAGTTCCGCCAGGACCCGTCGTTCTCCCGCAATCGCCGCGTGTTTGTCACCGGCCGCGGCAACATCCAGGTGCTCCCGAAGGATCTCGCCAGTGAATTGGGCGTCCGCGTGAGCGTGGAAAAGGGCGACATCAAGTCCAACAATCCGCGCTCCCTCGCACCGATCGACAAGGTCTCAGCGTTTTACGACCCGTACAAGTTTGTACGCGAGAACGGCAAGGTGAAGCTCTATGATGCCCCGTACAGTTGGTCGTTTGCCCAACAGATGGACCGCGGTACCAAGGTGCTGCCAAACAACTACCCGGATTTCCAGGGCCTTCGCATTCCCGCGCTCGGCAATGAAATGGGTATCCCGGATGGCCCGCTCGGCATCTACGAGAACGGCTCCGATGTGGGCACGGGTTGGCAGACGGTCTCGCCCAGCGCCATGTTTGGTCGCAAGTCCGACGGCACGATCGATCGAGGCATCGACGCGTTCCCCTTCGGTCGCCTCCAAGAGGTGGCCGGCTTGTTCGAATACTCCCAGAACGCCAACGTTCTCGATCCAAACATGTACCCCGCCGCATCAAAGGGTTTCTACAAGGACCTTTCGATGCGCGATTCGTCGATCTTTGATTTCTACAACAACTTGATCGACGGTCCGAACAAGCGTGAGTGGAACCGCTGGGACAGCCTGAATCTCGCACTGTCCCAACAGTTCTTCAGCAATCGCCTCGGCTTCGAGTTTGTGTACGACCGCCAGGACCTTGAGTTCGGCAACTCCGGCCTGCTCGGCGGCGGCAACCCGAGCATCGGCATCGACATTAACAGCACAACGCTCGAACGCATCGGAACCTACACCAAGAACATCGGCGACTGGGGCGATGACGTGCCTGAGGTCGCCGGTTCGCCAAATCCCAATGCTGGACGCGCCTACATTGCGGGCACCGGCGGCAACGGGTACAAGGAGCAACGCGTGCGCGAGAACTGGCGCTACACCGGCTTCGGTGAGTTCCGCGGCAGTGATGTCTTCGAGAAGGACTCGTTCTTCGCGAAGCTGTTCAATCGCTCGACGCTCACTGGCTTGTACAGCCGCGACAACCGCAATTACACGGTTCACCAGTGGAATCGCTTCGCGACGGACGTGGAGTGGGCCCGCATGCAGGACCGTCCTACCGGCGTGAATGAATCCGGTCGCCGCGTGCCGTGGGTCGTCTACCTCTCCGGTGACCTCACCAGCCGCACCACAGCCAGTGGTCTCGGCCTCGATCGCCTCCGCAGTTACATTGATCCCCACGGGACCGTCACAGCGCGCTACTTCGACTCGCACTGGGCGAAATCGGAGAATCCGGCCAGCCCGAACTACGTCGATCCGGCGGCACCGTACACATTGCCCATGGGCGGCGGTGCCTCCACCCAATCCGAGAATCCGGCCAACTACGTCGGCTGGACAACCGGCACGATGCAGATCCTGAACGCGGACCATGGTGACTACGAGCAGCTGATCACATCGGCCAACGAACGTCGCGAGGAACTCCGTTCCCGCGGCCTGACGCTCCAGTCCTACCTCTGGGGCGACACGATCATCCCGACCTATGGTTGGCGCGATGACCGCATCCGTACCTATGGCACGGAAGGCGCGCTCGATCCACTCACCCAGACCCGCTCGATTCACATCGACAACGTTTCGCGTACTGGTGCGGATGCACCAATTGCTTCCGGTTCGCTGCAAACGCGCACCTGGGGCGTGGTGGCCAAGCTCCCGCCGGAACTTCGCGGCAAGGCACCCTTCGGCCTCGACATCAGTGGCTTCTATAACCGCTCGAACAACCTCCGTGCCGACAATCGCGTGGGATTTGACGGCAAGCCCGTGGCCTACCCATCGGGTACCAGCAAGGACTACGGTGTGGTGATCAGCGCCCTGGATGACCGTGTGTCATTGAAGCTCACTTGGTACGACACCGCAGTGAAAGGAGCCAACATCCCTGGCGGCAATCCGCTCGGCCAGAACTCCTGGTTCCTGGGTAACATCCAGGCGTGGGGTGCTGCTGCCTCGCAAATCATCCGCATGGGACGTGCGGGCGAGGCTCCAGGCCTGGAATGGTTCTGGAATTACGCACTCGTCGATGAGAACAAGTGGGGCGATGCGGTTTGGTCGGATCCAAATTCCCCCGAGGTCAAGAATCACCCGGCGATGATCAAACAATTGGCTGCCGTTGAGGACTTCGTGAAGACCTCACCCGGCCAGGACTACATGGATGCGTTTGGTTATCCAATCAATGTAGCCAAGCTTCAGAGCAGCAGCTATGCGGATCAGAAGTCGGCGGTCACCTCGTCAGCTTGGAATATCTACGCCGGCATTGGCGCTCTCCAGCCTGCTGGTGGTGGCAAGGTGAATGGCCTCTCCCCAGTTGGTACCATCGACCAACAGTCGAAGGGTGTGGAAATTGAACTGTATGCCCAGCCTCTCAAGAACTGGGACCTCACGTTCAATGCGTCGAAGACCACCGCTTCCCGCACCAACATCGGTGCTGAGTTTGCCTCGTGGATCGAAGGCCAGAAAACTCGTTTCGACGGTCCCGCTGGTGACCTGCGCATGTGGTGGGGTGGCGATAAGACCTATCGCTTCTACTACGATCAGTTCATCTATCAGGCCTATCTTTTCCAGAAGGAAGCGAATGGCCAGTCCGCACCGGAAATCCGCCCGTGGCGCTTCAACCTCATCACCAACTACCGCTTTGACGACGGCATTCTCAAGGGGGTCAACCTCGGTGGTGGGTATCGCTGGCAAGATGAGGTGATCCTTGGGTATCGCCTCGACTCCACGAAGACCAAGCTCGACGTTCACAACCCGATCAAGGGCGCGTCAGAGGATGCCTTCGATATGTGGGTGGGATACGGCCGCAAGCTGACCAACAAGATCGACTGGCAGATTCAGCTGAATCTTCGAAACGTCGGAGAAAAGGCGCATCTGGTTCCGTACAGCGCCAATCCCGATGGCACCTTCGCCGGTCTCCGTATTGTGGACGGTATGACCTGGACGATCCGCAACACCTTCTCGTTCTAA
- the pyrE gene encoding orotate phosphoribosyltransferase, with protein sequence MDAIQQEVLDIFTRTRALLKGHFVLRSGLHSGHYFQCAQVCQNMAAVTRLAELLLGKLKGTDYTTVLAPAMGGLVIGQEVARQANVRYLFAEKENNVLVLRRGFKFQPGEKVLIVEDVVTRGGRVVECIDIVRKAGGVPVAVAMLVDRSAGVARFDIPALSLLELSFPTYAPDQVPADLAALPVEKPGS encoded by the coding sequence ATGGACGCGATCCAACAAGAAGTACTCGACATCTTCACGCGCACCCGAGCGCTGCTGAAAGGCCATTTTGTGCTGCGCTCCGGCCTGCACAGCGGCCATTACTTCCAATGTGCCCAGGTATGCCAGAACATGGCTGCGGTCACTCGCCTCGCTGAACTCCTGCTTGGAAAGCTAAAAGGCACTGATTACACCACCGTGCTCGCCCCTGCCATGGGGGGCCTGGTGATTGGCCAGGAGGTCGCACGCCAGGCCAACGTGCGTTACCTCTTTGCTGAAAAGGAAAACAATGTCCTCGTGCTGCGCCGTGGTTTCAAATTCCAGCCAGGCGAAAAGGTCCTGATTGTCGAAGACGTCGTCACCCGCGGGGGACGTGTTGTCGAGTGCATTGACATTGTCCGCAAGGCTGGCGGGGTCCCAGTTGCGGTGGCGATGCTGGTCGATCGCAGCGCGGGCGTGGCACGCTTCGACATCCCGGCGCTGTCCCTCCTCGAACTGAGCTTCCCCACGTATGCCCCGGACCAGGTCCCCGCCGACCTTGCCGCATTGCCGGTGGAGAAACCGGGCAGCTAA
- a CDS encoding MBL fold metallo-hydrolase yields the protein MVIEYAPLEDELGDILDKGMRLRGISEAELARESGVAGERIRDAIDYRYDLSDSEILSLASALRLNGKGLVAVARGTYPAARIGGLPLCLYPLRFSHGIGVANAYIAADCSEPSGILFDCGADAAALLRVWPKRITRLDAIFLTHAESEHCGGLVELARRFAPVPVFGPSSVRAPGVSPARLEDGAQIRFGRFQVTVMSTPGHSECHHCYCVSDPSVPGSSQLLVSGDLLFAGSVGAAHFCANRLLLNAEKLLRDLPEKTVVAPGHGPLTTIAIERQLNPFSVSSVETPIR from the coding sequence GTGGTCATCGAATACGCACCGCTTGAAGATGAACTGGGCGACATCCTGGACAAGGGGATGCGGCTGCGGGGCATTTCCGAAGCCGAGTTGGCCCGCGAGTCAGGGGTGGCGGGTGAACGTATCCGGGATGCGATCGACTACCGTTACGACCTATCGGACTCGGAGATCCTTTCGCTGGCCTCTGCCCTACGGCTCAATGGCAAAGGGCTTGTGGCAGTCGCGAGGGGCACCTACCCGGCGGCCAGAATTGGCGGCCTCCCGCTTTGCCTTTATCCCTTGCGGTTTTCCCATGGAATCGGCGTCGCCAACGCCTACATTGCCGCCGACTGCTCCGAGCCGTCCGGAATTCTTTTCGACTGCGGCGCAGATGCCGCCGCCCTTTTGCGGGTGTGGCCGAAGCGGATCACCCGCCTTGATGCAATTTTCCTGACGCACGCGGAATCTGAACATTGCGGTGGCCTGGTCGAGCTTGCACGGCGGTTTGCCCCGGTGCCTGTGTTCGGACCCTCCAGCGTTCGTGCCCCCGGGGTGTCGCCGGCGCGCCTGGAGGACGGCGCACAAATCCGTTTCGGTCGGTTCCAGGTCACGGTGATGAGCACACCCGGGCATTCGGAGTGTCACCATTGCTACTGTGTCTCCGATCCTTCGGTCCCCGGTTCTTCACAGCTCCTGGTTTCGGGCGACCTCCTGTTTGCCGGGTCGGTGGGCGCGGCACATTTCTGCGCGAATCGACTCCTCCTGAACGCCGAGAAGCTCCTGCGCGATCTGCCGGAAAAGACGGTCGTGGCGCCGGGTCATGGGCCGCTGACGACAATCGCGATCGAGCGCCAGCTGAACCCGTTCTCCGTCAGCTCAGTCGAGACTCCCATTCGCTGA
- a CDS encoding glycyl-radical enzyme activating protein translates to MNRKPSSAQGGYVFDVQRSSLHDGPGVRTTVFLKGCPLRCVWCHNPESQSPRPELSFDSTKCLSCGACASACDRGAHTLSAGGHAISREACSAEGKCVDACAAGALKLYGAWRSTDSLLEEVEKDRCYYTLSGGGLTLSGGEPTAQPEFALALLRGARQRNIHTALETCGIAAWPTLERFLEVTDLFLFDYKATGSELHRRLTGTASEPILANLKRLLTAGANVLLRCPLIPGVNTTDAHFDAIRDLKASAPGLEVEIIPYHTTGENKYDRLGRPRPQLATSTPTVAEISEWESRLS, encoded by the coding sequence ATGAACCGCAAGCCATCCAGTGCGCAGGGAGGCTACGTCTTCGACGTTCAGCGCTCCTCGCTTCACGACGGACCCGGCGTGAGGACGACGGTCTTTCTCAAGGGATGCCCGCTGCGCTGCGTGTGGTGCCACAACCCGGAATCCCAGTCGCCGAGACCCGAACTCTCCTTCGACTCGACCAAATGCCTTTCATGCGGGGCGTGCGCGTCCGCTTGCGACCGCGGGGCCCACACGCTTTCCGCCGGAGGCCATGCGATCTCACGCGAAGCTTGTTCCGCAGAGGGCAAGTGCGTGGACGCATGCGCAGCGGGTGCGCTCAAGCTCTATGGCGCCTGGCGGTCCACCGACTCGCTCCTCGAGGAAGTCGAAAAAGACCGCTGTTACTACACGTTGTCCGGGGGCGGCCTCACGCTCTCGGGCGGCGAGCCGACTGCGCAGCCCGAGTTTGCCCTGGCGCTGCTGAGGGGCGCTCGGCAACGCAACATCCACACCGCGCTGGAGACGTGCGGAATCGCGGCGTGGCCCACACTCGAACGCTTTCTCGAAGTCACCGACCTCTTTCTTTTTGACTACAAGGCGACTGGCAGTGAGCTCCATCGCCGTCTCACCGGCACGGCAAGCGAACCGATTCTGGCCAACCTGAAGCGACTCCTCACCGCGGGTGCGAATGTACTCTTGCGCTGCCCGCTGATCCCGGGAGTCAACACCACGGACGCTCACTTTGACGCAATACGCGATTTGAAGGCATCCGCACCGGGACTCGAGGTTGAGATCATCCCTTATCACACGACGGGAGAGAACAAGTACGACCGGCTTGGTCGACCGCGTCCGCAGCTCGCCACATCCACGCCCACTGTCGCAGAGATCAGCGAATGGGAGTCTCGACTGAGCTGA